Proteins from a single region of Tautonia marina:
- a CDS encoding 1-acyl-sn-glycerol-3-phosphate acyltransferase, with protein sequence MSSLPDVFVWIGAVLAVLAFLALCPLLILMVVAAVYPDAIQSAVRFVLTPVYRLRIIGLEHLPKTGPVLVIANHVSWIDGFLLAGSVPRRGRALVFAPYLKIPIVGPLAKRSGMIPVPDRGPKAQRAMLRAAFEVLDNGEVLGMFPEGQISRTGVMGTLYRGVEVIANGRENAVIIPVYLDNLWGSIFSFSGGRFFRKWPRGLRRTLIISFGPPIERPLTVFQARQAIIEAGVRAFELRPERDKTLLPETIDLSLPHLTHPEFGLLTASAPNFERGMIRQTGHKDGSVGQPVPGVALRVVDADGQPLPPDTEGQLQVLRAGDPNWHDLGLTARIERDGFVFLTQPPASPEVPSQQAPTARP encoded by the coding sequence ATGAGTTCCTTGCCTGACGTCTTCGTCTGGATCGGCGCAGTGTTGGCCGTGCTGGCCTTCCTGGCCCTCTGCCCGTTGCTCATCCTGATGGTCGTCGCGGCGGTCTACCCCGACGCGATCCAGTCGGCCGTTCGGTTCGTGCTGACGCCCGTCTATCGGCTCCGGATCATTGGTCTGGAGCACCTGCCAAAAACCGGGCCGGTCCTGGTCATCGCCAATCACGTTTCCTGGATCGACGGGTTCCTTCTCGCTGGATCCGTCCCTCGACGAGGCCGGGCCCTGGTCTTCGCCCCGTACCTGAAGATCCCGATTGTCGGCCCATTGGCAAAACGATCCGGCATGATTCCCGTCCCCGATCGCGGCCCGAAGGCCCAGCGGGCCATGCTCCGGGCCGCCTTCGAGGTCCTCGACAACGGCGAGGTCCTCGGCATGTTTCCCGAAGGCCAGATCTCCAGAACCGGCGTCATGGGCACGCTCTACCGAGGGGTGGAGGTCATCGCCAACGGCCGAGAAAACGCCGTCATCATTCCGGTCTATCTCGATAATCTCTGGGGAAGCATCTTCAGCTTTTCCGGCGGCCGGTTCTTCCGCAAATGGCCAAGGGGATTGCGCCGAACCCTCATCATCTCCTTCGGCCCGCCGATCGAACGCCCCCTGACCGTCTTCCAGGCCCGGCAGGCGATCATCGAAGCGGGCGTCCGGGCCTTCGAGCTCCGCCCGGAACGGGACAAGACCCTCCTTCCCGAAACCATCGACCTGAGCTTGCCGCACCTCACGCACCCCGAGTTCGGCCTCCTGACCGCCTCGGCCCCGAACTTCGAGCGCGGCATGATCCGCCAGACCGGCCACAAAGACGGCTCGGTCGGCCAGCCCGTGCCCGGCGTCGCCCTCCGCGTGGTCGATGCCGACGGCCAACCACTCCCTCCCGACACCGAAGGCCAGCTCCAGGTCCTCCGCGCCGGTGATCCCAACTGGCACGACCTGGGGCTGACGGCCCGGATCGAACGCGACGGCTTCGTCTTCCTCACTCAGCCTCCTGCGTCCCCAGAGGTCCCCTCTCAGCAAGCACCGACAGCCCGACCCTGA
- the asnB gene encoding asparagine synthase (glutamine-hydrolyzing) has translation MCGIAGFLNRDGEAADRSLVDRMTAPITHRGPDGSGAFVEGPVALGHRRLAIIDPSLGAQPMSNEDGTVWVTYNGELYNEPSLRRRLEALGHRYRTQCDTESLVHLYEEEGPDFVRQLNGMFALALWDTKRRRLILARDRMGQKPLFYAETSRGGLVFGSEPKALLVHPDVPRRLDPDGLARYLSYEYVPAPGSIWQGMKKLPAGHLLEWSLDAPRTAVPRRYWAAPLPVAEADALPFDEASRRFWTLFREAVARHRRSDVPLGVFLSGGIDSSSVAAAVAELQPAASIRTFSIGFDDPTFDESDHARAVARHLGTDHHERTFAVSDVLDLLPEVAGWLDEPFGDASILPTHLLSRFARSEVTVCLGGDGSDELLAGYPTFTAEQLARSFRRVPGPLRSLIATAVGRLPVDHGNISLDFKLKQFLRGASEPGPLAHLRWIGSFSGSELRDVLVDPPAIDVEAEHLARAAALVPQADPLTQSLRLYQDTYLPEDILTKVDRASMATSLEVRAPFLDAELVDFVQALPACHKYARGTGKRLLKTAVADRLPASIVKRPKKGFGIPVARWLNGPLAGLLDDRLAPDRLRRQGLLKPEVVGRLVAEHRAGVRDHRKPLWTLVSLQLWIDHWLGGS, from the coding sequence ATGTGCGGTATCGCCGGCTTCCTCAACCGCGACGGCGAAGCCGCCGATCGCTCTCTCGTCGATCGCATGACCGCGCCGATCACCCACCGCGGGCCGGACGGCTCCGGAGCGTTCGTCGAGGGGCCGGTCGCCCTCGGACACCGCCGTCTGGCCATCATCGACCCGAGCCTCGGCGCCCAGCCGATGAGCAACGAAGACGGCACCGTCTGGGTGACGTACAACGGCGAGCTGTACAACGAGCCAAGCCTTCGCCGACGGCTCGAAGCCCTCGGCCACCGCTACCGGACCCAATGCGACACCGAGAGCCTCGTCCACCTGTACGAGGAAGAGGGTCCCGACTTCGTCCGGCAACTGAATGGCATGTTCGCCCTGGCCCTCTGGGATACGAAGCGACGGCGCTTGATCCTCGCCCGCGACCGCATGGGCCAGAAGCCCCTCTTCTACGCCGAAACCAGTCGCGGCGGCCTCGTCTTCGGCTCCGAGCCGAAGGCCCTGCTCGTCCATCCCGACGTGCCCAGGAGGCTCGACCCCGACGGCCTGGCCCGCTATCTCTCGTACGAATACGTCCCCGCGCCCGGCTCGATCTGGCAAGGGATGAAGAAGCTCCCGGCGGGTCACCTGCTCGAATGGTCGCTCGATGCTCCCCGGACAGCGGTCCCTCGACGCTACTGGGCCGCCCCCCTGCCCGTTGCCGAGGCCGACGCCCTGCCCTTCGACGAGGCGAGCCGCCGGTTCTGGACCCTCTTTCGAGAGGCGGTCGCGCGGCATCGGCGGTCGGATGTGCCGCTCGGGGTCTTCCTCTCAGGAGGGATCGACTCCTCCAGCGTCGCCGCGGCCGTGGCCGAACTGCAACCGGCCGCCTCGATCCGGACCTTCTCGATCGGCTTCGACGACCCAACCTTTGACGAGAGTGATCACGCCCGAGCCGTCGCCCGGCACCTGGGGACCGATCACCACGAGCGCACGTTCGCCGTCTCCGATGTCCTCGACCTCTTGCCCGAGGTCGCCGGCTGGCTCGACGAACCGTTCGGCGATGCCTCGATTTTGCCAACCCACCTGCTCAGCCGGTTCGCCCGATCGGAGGTGACCGTCTGCCTCGGCGGCGACGGTTCCGACGAGTTGCTCGCCGGCTATCCGACCTTCACGGCCGAACAGCTCGCCCGATCGTTCCGACGCGTGCCGGGGCCGTTGCGGTCGCTGATCGCCACGGCGGTCGGTCGCCTGCCCGTCGATCACGGCAACATCAGCCTCGACTTCAAGCTCAAGCAATTCTTGCGGGGGGCCTCCGAGCCGGGACCGCTGGCCCACCTGCGCTGGATCGGATCATTCAGCGGATCGGAGCTGCGCGACGTGCTCGTCGATCCGCCTGCAATCGACGTCGAGGCCGAGCATCTGGCCCGAGCCGCCGCCCTTGTCCCCCAGGCCGACCCGCTGACCCAATCACTCCGCCTCTATCAAGACACCTATTTGCCCGAGGACATTCTTACCAAGGTCGATCGCGCGAGCATGGCCACCAGCTTGGAAGTCCGCGCCCCGTTTCTGGATGCCGAGCTGGTCGACTTCGTCCAGGCGTTGCCGGCATGCCACAAGTACGCCCGAGGGACGGGCAAGCGATTGCTCAAGACCGCCGTGGCGGATAGGCTACCGGCGTCGATCGTGAAGCGCCCGAAGAAAGGCTTCGGCATTCCGGTGGCCCGCTGGCTCAACGGCCCGCTCGCGGGATTGCTCGATGATCGACTCGCCCCCGATCGCCTGCGGCGTCAGGGGCTCTTGAAGCCCGAGGTGGTCGGCCGCTTGGTGGCCGAACATCGGGCCGGGGTCCGCGATCATCGCAAACCGCTCTGGACCCTCGTGTCGTTGCAGCTTTGGATTGATCACTGGCTGGGCGGCTCCTGA
- a CDS encoding MFS transporter — protein MSEGEGDGDGPEGRPGPPHVGRPHLILFALIYALQGVVFAYVINFNQLYMKAAGLGETTINDVQTFAIILPFALKFLFGPISDRFNPLGLGHRRPFIGLGIGMQSLGLIGLALINPGQHVGGFATVALITVLGLAIYDTCCDGLIVDVTPEADRPRVQSIVMVARFVAATVLTFAFGHFLAETGIGPGKSGWILYTCAALGLPPLALTLVIRERREGHPADQFDWHALKVLIRPRGLALIAFGLLYALPGWGVEINLPLFYASSGFDESAVGLCGAARLSGRAVGAILLPLATPILGRTGTIVLGVVGLIGSTMAHAVITTGDVATAAALGFLFGVANGWNDVLFATLAMGAADPRLAASTFALFMAVTNLNILGGSLFGRGLVALGGSYPPLFLLAGLMMVPALLLVGPLARLAPRASDAKDRPDEFLA, from the coding sequence ATGAGCGAAGGCGAAGGGGACGGCGACGGTCCCGAAGGCCGGCCGGGGCCTCCCCACGTCGGCCGGCCCCACCTGATCCTCTTCGCCCTCATTTATGCGCTGCAAGGGGTCGTTTTTGCTTACGTCATCAACTTCAACCAGCTTTACATGAAGGCCGCCGGGCTGGGCGAAACGACGATCAATGACGTGCAGACGTTTGCCATCATCCTCCCCTTTGCCCTGAAGTTCCTCTTTGGGCCGATTTCCGACCGCTTCAACCCGCTGGGCCTGGGGCATCGTCGGCCGTTCATCGGGCTCGGGATCGGGATGCAGAGCCTCGGCTTGATCGGCCTGGCCCTGATCAATCCGGGGCAGCATGTCGGCGGATTTGCGACGGTGGCGCTGATCACCGTCCTCGGCCTGGCGATCTACGACACCTGCTGCGACGGCCTGATCGTTGATGTCACGCCCGAGGCCGATCGCCCTCGCGTGCAGTCGATCGTGATGGTTGCGCGGTTCGTCGCGGCAACCGTTCTGACCTTCGCCTTCGGCCATTTCCTCGCCGAGACCGGCATCGGCCCCGGCAAGAGCGGCTGGATTCTTTACACCTGCGCCGCGTTAGGGCTTCCTCCCCTGGCATTGACCCTCGTCATCCGGGAACGCCGCGAGGGCCATCCCGCCGATCAGTTCGACTGGCACGCCTTGAAGGTTCTCATCCGCCCTCGGGGGCTGGCCCTCATCGCCTTCGGCCTGCTCTACGCTCTGCCCGGCTGGGGGGTCGAGATCAACTTGCCCCTCTTTTACGCATCGAGCGGCTTTGACGAGTCGGCCGTCGGCCTCTGCGGCGCGGCGCGGCTCTCGGGACGAGCGGTCGGGGCCATCCTGCTCCCCCTGGCAACGCCGATTCTCGGCCGCACGGGGACGATTGTTCTCGGCGTCGTCGGCCTGATCGGCTCGACGATGGCCCACGCCGTCATCACCACCGGAGACGTGGCCACCGCCGCCGCTCTGGGCTTCCTGTTCGGCGTGGCGAACGGCTGGAATGACGTCCTCTTTGCCACCCTGGCGATGGGTGCGGCTGATCCGAGGCTCGCAGCCTCGACCTTTGCGCTCTTCATGGCCGTGACGAATTTGAATATTCTCGGCGGATCGCTCTTCGGCCGAGGGTTGGTGGCACTCGGCGGGAGCTATCCGCCCTTGTTTCTTCTGGCCGGGCTGATGATGGTCCCGGCCTTGCTCCTGGTCGGCCCGCTCGCCCGACTGGCGCCGCGGGCCTCCGATGCGAAGGATCGCCCCGATGAGTTCCTTGCCTGA
- a CDS encoding metallophosphoesterase family protein, which yields MRILVVSDIHANWAALSAINEPHDLCLCLGDLVDYGPDPLPCVQWAMTHAHYAVRGNHDHGVAQGIDVGGDHGYRYLTSVTRQQHWQALGPAERRYLLQLPLTRRLTLGGKHFLLVHGTPRDPLDEYLMNDPATWKRRLAGIEADIVCVGHTHMQFNLRAGDTIVLNPGSLGQPRDGDPRAAYAIIEDGKIHLKRIDYPIEETIARTLASDLPERAKHLYCEGLRLGRLPQSAPLPQGGTV from the coding sequence TTGAGGATCCTCGTCGTCTCGGACATTCACGCCAACTGGGCGGCCCTGTCGGCCATTAACGAGCCACACGACCTGTGCCTCTGTCTGGGCGATCTGGTCGATTACGGCCCTGATCCCCTCCCTTGCGTGCAATGGGCCATGACGCACGCCCACTACGCCGTCCGGGGGAACCACGACCACGGCGTCGCCCAGGGAATCGACGTCGGCGGCGACCACGGCTACCGCTACCTGACCAGCGTCACCCGACAGCAGCACTGGCAGGCCCTCGGTCCCGCCGAGCGTCGATATCTGCTCCAGCTTCCCTTGACCCGGCGTCTGACACTCGGCGGCAAGCATTTTCTCCTCGTTCACGGCACGCCGCGCGACCCGCTCGACGAGTATCTGATGAACGATCCGGCGACCTGGAAGCGCCGCCTGGCCGGCATCGAGGCCGACATTGTCTGCGTCGGCCACACGCACATGCAGTTCAACCTCCGAGCCGGCGACACGATCGTGCTGAACCCCGGCAGCCTCGGCCAGCCGAGAGACGGCGACCCGAGAGCCGCCTACGCGATCATCGAGGACGGCAAGATTCACCTCAAACGGATTGACTACCCAATCGAGGAGACGATCGCCCGCACCCTGGCCTCAGACCTCCCCGAGCGCGCCAAGCACCTCTATTGCGAAGGGCTTCGCCTGGGACGCCTCCCCCAGTCGGCCCCCTTGCCTCAGGGGGGGACGGTATGA